One Candidatus Polarisedimenticolia bacterium genomic region harbors:
- the rplU gene encoding 50S ribosomal protein L21 encodes MYAIIRSGGKQHKVSKGDVLKVEKLDKKAGEKIEFAEVLLVGGDKAGVKVGQPLVAEARVVATVVIQDKAPKVLVFKKKKRKQYRRTRGHRQTYTAVKVEEIIL; translated from the coding sequence ATGTACGCCATCATCCGCTCCGGCGGCAAGCAGCACAAAGTGTCGAAGGGGGACGTTCTCAAGGTCGAGAAGCTCGACAAGAAGGCGGGCGAAAAGATCGAGTTCGCGGAAGTCCTTCTGGTGGGAGGCGACAAGGCGGGCGTGAAGGTCGGCCAGCCTTTGGTGGCCGAGGCGCGGGTCGTGGCGACCGTGGTGATCCAGGACAAGGCGCCGAAAGTCCTCGTCTTCAAGAAGAAGAAGCGCAAGCAGTACCGGCGGACCCGGGGCCACCGCCAGACTTACACCGCGGTGAAGGTGGAAGAGATCATCCTCTGA
- a CDS encoding GTPase domain-containing protein, producing the protein MTFINYAAREINCKIVYYGPGLGGKTTNLKWIYGKSSPTSRGKLISLATETDRTLFFDFLPLDLGTIRGFKTRFHLYTVPGQVFYDASRKLILKGVDGVVFVADSQAARMEANVESLKNLQTNLKEQGYDLAKLSYVLQLNKRDMSTAVPVEEMKRQLVIRNEPVFEAVAQNGTGVFDTLKAIARMVLVELKKTA; encoded by the coding sequence ATGACCTTCATCAACTACGCGGCGCGCGAAATCAACTGCAAGATCGTCTATTACGGCCCGGGGCTCGGCGGCAAGACCACCAACTTGAAGTGGATCTACGGCAAGAGCAGCCCGACCAGCCGCGGCAAGCTCATCTCCCTGGCCACCGAGACCGACCGGACGCTCTTCTTCGATTTTCTGCCGCTCGACCTCGGGACGATCCGCGGCTTCAAGACCCGCTTTCATCTCTACACGGTGCCCGGCCAGGTCTTCTACGACGCCAGCCGGAAGCTCATCCTCAAGGGAGTCGACGGCGTGGTCTTCGTGGCCGACTCCCAGGCGGCGCGGATGGAAGCCAACGTCGAATCGCTCAAGAACCTGCAAACCAATCTGAAAGAGCAGGGATACGATCTCGCGAAGCTCTCCTACGTCCTCCAGCTGAACAAGCGGGACATGAGCACCGCGGTGCCGGTGGAGGAGATGAAGCGGCAGCTCGTGATCCGCAACGAGCCGGTCTTCGAGGCCGTGGCCCAGAACGGCACCGGCGTCTTCGACACCCTCAAGGCGATCGCCCGGATGGTCCTGGTCGAGCTCAAGAAGACGGCCTGA
- a CDS encoding roadblock/LC7 domain-containing protein → MPTSDIILHEEDYLAIRDLIQRLRAEANARVVCLVDRNGQQIAAVGEVEGLDTTALASLAAGNVAATDSLARLIGERDFSALYHEGEKDNLHLSVVGGKVILLVIFGVRSSLGLVRLRVKKYSGELAEALARMQAQSAKARSGKLAASSPFAEITDADIDSLFGN, encoded by the coding sequence TTGCCCACTTCCGACATCATCCTGCACGAAGAGGACTACCTGGCCATCCGCGACCTGATCCAGCGCCTCCGCGCCGAGGCCAACGCCCGGGTCGTCTGTCTGGTGGATCGCAACGGACAGCAGATCGCCGCCGTCGGCGAGGTCGAGGGCCTCGACACCACTGCCCTGGCGTCGCTGGCGGCGGGAAACGTCGCGGCCACCGACAGTCTCGCCCGCCTGATCGGAGAGCGGGATTTCTCGGCGCTGTACCACGAAGGCGAGAAGGACAACCTCCATCTCTCGGTCGTCGGTGGCAAGGTGATCCTCCTGGTGATCTTCGGAGTGCGCTCCTCCCTGGGGTTGGTGAGGCTCCGCGTCAAGAAGTATTCGGGCGAGCTCGCCGAAGCGCTGGCGCGCATGCAGGCGCAGTCGGCGAAGGCGCGGAGCGGCAAGCTGGCCGCGTCTTCTCCGTTCGCCGAGATCACCGACGCCGACATCGACAGTCTCTTCGGGAACTGA
- a CDS encoding glycerophosphodiester phosphodiesterase family protein has product MTPRRGLIRFAHRGASALAPENTIAAFQEAYDRGCEWIETDVRLTADQVPVLLHDERVDRTTGARGELGAMSLRQVLRLDAGSWFGRKFLAERIPTLDEALEWSRGRCGLNLELKEKKRRPEAIRQIARRLESHRALDAVLISSFAPGDLLGFRACLPRVRLAWLASRGTRGLKPLVRKAGLAALHPKDRIVAPRLLNRCRRLGLAVHVWVVNRPERLRALEKMEVDGVMTDDPRIFSYETMGREEG; this is encoded by the coding sequence ATGACGCCGCGACGCGGCCTGATTCGCTTCGCCCATCGCGGCGCCTCGGCGCTGGCGCCGGAGAACACGATCGCGGCTTTCCAGGAGGCGTACGACCGGGGCTGCGAGTGGATCGAGACCGACGTGCGGCTCACCGCCGATCAGGTCCCGGTGCTGCTCCACGACGAGCGGGTCGATCGGACCACCGGAGCCCGCGGCGAATTGGGCGCGATGTCGCTGCGGCAGGTGCTGCGCCTCGACGCCGGCAGCTGGTTCGGCCGCAAGTTCCTGGCGGAGCGCATTCCGACGCTGGACGAGGCGCTGGAATGGTCCCGCGGGCGCTGCGGCCTGAACCTCGAGCTCAAGGAGAAGAAGCGCCGCCCGGAGGCGATCCGGCAGATCGCCCGGCGCCTGGAGTCGCACCGGGCCCTCGACGCCGTGCTGATCTCCTCGTTCGCTCCGGGCGACCTTCTCGGATTTCGCGCCTGCCTGCCCCGGGTCCGTCTCGCCTGGCTCGCGTCCCGCGGCACCCGCGGCCTGAAGCCGCTGGTCCGGAAGGCGGGGCTCGCAGCGCTGCATCCCAAGGATCGGATCGTCGCGCCCCGCCTGCTGAACCGCTGCAGGCGCCTGGGCCTCGCCGTCCACGTCTGGGTCGTGAACCGTCCGGAGCGCCTGCGGGCGCTCGAGAAGATGGAAGTGGACGGGGTGATGACCGACGACCCCCGCATCTTCTCCTATGAGACAATGGGGCGGGAGGAAGGATGA
- the typA gene encoding translational GTPase TypA, with amino-acid sequence MTDKQRHDIRNIAIIAHVDHGKTTLVDRLLQQTGTFRSNERMVERVMDSNDLERERGITILAKNTSVRYRGVKINIVDTPGHADFGGEVERTLTMVDAVLLLVDAAEGPMPQTRFVLKKSLELGHRPIVVINKVDRGDARPHQVLDEVFQLCLDLGASEEQLDFPVLYASAKLGYARRELEDADTDVKPLLETILERVAPPGGDDEADFQMSVTNIEYNDYLGRLAIGRILRGKVREGADVALVKHDGADERARVTRLSVFEGLKRTDVAEASAGEIISLAGFPDVAIGETIADPLNPVALPALRVGEPTLSMEFLVNDSPLAGTEGKYVTSRHLRERLQREIRSNVSLRMEETDSTERFVVSGRGELHLAIVVETMRREGYEFQLSRPRVITRREGEAILEPMEHLVVDVEEPALGVVMEKLGSRRAEMTNMSGAGTGRVRVEFLIPARGLIGFRNEFLSDTRGAGVMSHVFHGYGPHKGEIPGRTRGALIVKEAGESVSFAISNLQERGTMFVGPGVRVYEGMIVGEHSRESDLVVNICKKKHLTNMRASGSDEAIRLTPPRQMSLEHCIEFINDDELVEVTPRTIRLRKRFLNHQDRKRSDRPAVEVV; translated from the coding sequence ATGACCGACAAACAGCGCCACGACATCCGCAACATCGCCATCATCGCCCACGTCGATCATGGGAAGACGACGCTGGTGGATCGCCTCCTCCAGCAGACGGGGACGTTCCGCTCGAACGAGAGGATGGTGGAGCGGGTCATGGACAGCAACGACCTGGAGCGGGAGCGGGGGATCACCATCCTCGCCAAGAACACCTCCGTCCGCTACCGGGGGGTCAAGATCAACATCGTCGATACCCCCGGTCACGCCGATTTCGGCGGCGAGGTGGAGCGCACCCTGACGATGGTGGACGCCGTGCTCCTGCTCGTGGACGCAGCCGAGGGGCCGATGCCCCAGACCCGCTTCGTCCTGAAGAAATCGCTGGAGCTCGGGCACCGGCCGATCGTCGTGATCAACAAGGTGGACCGCGGCGACGCCCGGCCGCACCAGGTCCTCGACGAGGTCTTCCAGCTCTGCCTCGATCTGGGGGCGAGCGAGGAGCAGCTCGACTTCCCCGTCCTGTACGCCTCCGCCAAGCTGGGCTACGCCCGGCGCGAGCTGGAGGACGCCGACACCGACGTGAAGCCGCTCCTGGAGACGATCCTGGAGCGGGTGGCGCCTCCCGGGGGCGACGACGAAGCCGATTTTCAGATGAGCGTGACGAACATCGAGTACAACGACTACCTGGGCCGTCTGGCGATCGGGCGCATTCTGCGCGGCAAGGTGCGCGAAGGAGCCGACGTGGCTCTCGTCAAGCACGACGGGGCGGACGAGCGGGCACGGGTGACCCGGCTGAGCGTTTTCGAGGGGCTTAAGCGCACCGACGTCGCCGAGGCCTCGGCCGGAGAGATCATCTCGCTCGCGGGCTTCCCCGACGTCGCCATCGGGGAGACGATCGCCGATCCCTTGAACCCGGTGGCGCTTCCGGCCCTGCGCGTCGGGGAGCCGACGCTCTCCATGGAGTTCCTGGTGAACGACTCGCCGCTCGCCGGGACCGAAGGGAAATACGTGACGTCGCGCCACCTCCGGGAGCGGCTGCAGCGGGAGATCCGCTCCAACGTCAGCCTCCGCATGGAGGAGACCGACTCCACCGAGCGCTTCGTCGTGTCGGGCCGCGGCGAGCTGCACCTGGCGATCGTGGTCGAGACGATGCGCCGGGAGGGCTATGAATTCCAGCTCTCGCGCCCGCGCGTCATCACCCGCCGCGAGGGCGAGGCGATCCTCGAGCCCATGGAGCACCTCGTCGTCGACGTGGAGGAACCGGCGCTGGGCGTCGTGATGGAGAAGCTCGGATCGCGGCGCGCCGAGATGACCAACATGAGCGGCGCCGGCACCGGCAGAGTCCGCGTCGAGTTCCTGATCCCGGCCCGCGGGCTCATCGGCTTCCGGAACGAATTCCTCAGCGACACGCGCGGCGCCGGCGTCATGAGCCACGTCTTCCACGGCTACGGGCCCCACAAAGGGGAGATCCCGGGGCGCACGCGCGGCGCGCTGATCGTCAAGGAGGCGGGCGAGAGCGTCTCCTTCGCTATTTCCAACCTGCAGGAGCGCGGCACGATGTTCGTGGGCCCCGGGGTGCGGGTCTACGAGGGGATGATCGTGGGCGAGCACTCCCGCGAGAGCGATCTGGTGGTGAACATCTGCAAGAAGAAGCACCTGACGAATATGCGCGCCTCCGGCTCGGACGAGGCGATCCGCCTGACGCCGCCGCGGCAGATGAGCCTGGAGCACTGCATCGAATTCATCAACGACGACGAGCTGGTGGAAGTGACGCCGCGAACGATTCGTCTCCGGAAGCGGTTCCTCAACCATCAGGATCGCAAGCGCTCCGACCGTCCCGCCGTGGAGGTCGTGTGA
- a CDS encoding ubiquitin-like small modifier protein 1, whose translation MPVAVALSTPLRACAAGQSRVLLPGRPSTVGEALEALWAIHPALRDRILTEQGEVRPHVNLFVGSESIRHTGGLETRLPASCEIAVLPAVSGGGRPIIL comes from the coding sequence ATGCCGGTCGCCGTCGCCCTTTCCACCCCTTTGCGCGCCTGCGCCGCCGGCCAGAGCCGCGTGCTCCTTCCCGGCCGTCCGTCGACCGTCGGCGAGGCGCTCGAAGCGCTCTGGGCGATCCATCCCGCGTTGCGGGATCGCATTCTCACGGAGCAGGGCGAAGTCCGGCCCCACGTCAACCTTTTCGTGGGAAGCGAGAGCATCCGGCACACGGGCGGGCTCGAGACCCGCCTTCCCGCGTCCTGCGAAATCGCCGTTCTTCCCGCCGTCAGCGGCGGGGGGCGGCCCATCATCCTGTAG
- a CDS encoding exo-alpha-sialidase: MVATRQVPVRQGDTLLLVGTTKGLFLLRSEGASRRRWDLGGPHFPGQDVYAAAFDARQGRHRLWASNHGHFGALLRFSDDFGRTWSPPGACVLRFPEESERSLRQIWQIRPGRSEEAETLYCGVDPAALFESRDGGGSWRLVEGLHDHPHRPLWAPGGGGLCLHTILPDASDRRRMYVGVSTGGVYRTDDGGRSWHARNRGIRADFLPDHHPEFGQCVHKFVQHPSRPERLFLQNHGGIYRSEDFGESWQDIGKGVPSDFGFSMAVHPHEPDTLFVLPLESDVFRCTPGGRLRPYRSRDAGRSWRPLTDGLPQKDALETVLRDALAVDAHDPAGVYFGTRSGRIYASRDEGKSWKLLRSGLPPVVCVKAAVVGGPRPPRRARRAAAPRSRSRRASPRKP, translated from the coding sequence ATGGTCGCGACGCGGCAGGTTCCGGTCAGACAAGGGGACACTTTGCTCCTGGTGGGGACCACCAAGGGGCTGTTTCTCCTGCGTTCCGAAGGGGCAAGCCGGAGGCGGTGGGACCTGGGAGGGCCTCATTTCCCGGGCCAGGACGTCTACGCCGCCGCCTTCGATGCGCGCCAGGGCCGGCACCGACTCTGGGCCAGCAACCACGGCCACTTTGGCGCGCTGCTGCGCTTCTCCGACGACTTCGGCAGGACCTGGAGCCCTCCCGGCGCCTGCGTCCTGAGATTCCCCGAGGAGTCGGAGAGGTCGCTGCGCCAGATCTGGCAGATTCGCCCGGGACGCTCGGAGGAAGCGGAGACGCTCTACTGCGGGGTCGATCCCGCGGCTCTGTTCGAGTCGCGGGACGGCGGCGGAAGCTGGAGGCTGGTCGAGGGACTGCACGATCATCCCCACCGGCCCCTCTGGGCTCCGGGCGGGGGCGGCTTGTGCCTGCACACCATCCTGCCGGATGCCTCCGACCGAAGAAGGATGTACGTCGGAGTCTCCACGGGCGGCGTCTACCGGACCGACGACGGCGGCCGGAGCTGGCATGCGCGGAACCGGGGGATCCGGGCCGACTTCCTGCCCGACCACCATCCCGAGTTCGGACAGTGCGTGCACAAGTTCGTCCAGCACCCCTCTCGTCCGGAGCGGCTGTTCCTGCAGAACCACGGCGGGATCTACCGCAGCGAAGACTTCGGAGAGAGCTGGCAGGACATCGGCAAGGGAGTCCCCTCCGATTTCGGATTCTCCATGGCGGTTCATCCCCACGAACCCGACACCCTCTTCGTCCTGCCGCTCGAATCGGACGTCTTCCGCTGCACTCCCGGAGGCCGGCTCCGGCCGTACCGCAGCCGAGACGCCGGCCGGTCGTGGCGCCCGCTCACCGACGGGCTCCCCCAGAAGGACGCCTTGGAGACGGTCCTGCGCGACGCGCTCGCGGTCGACGCGCACGATCCCGCCGGCGTCTACTTCGGCACCCGGAGCGGACGGATCTACGCTTCGCGCGACGAAGGAAAGTCCTGGAAGCTGCTGCGCAGCGGGCTGCCTCCCGTCGTCTGCGTGAAAGCGGCCGTGGTGGGAGGACCGCGCCCGCCGCGGCGCGCGCGCCGCGCGGCCGCCCCGAGGTCCCGGAGCCGCCGGGCTTCCCCGCGGAAGCCTTGA
- a CDS encoding class I SAM-dependent methyltransferase: MFKRRDSDLPGPQTGAASGAGPILQTSHALPRLARRLSAAPHARVLDLGSVVGGNLQFFIDLGCKVTADDQQRPVETAALTSSGGPDWKGHPRLDYPSDSFEAVLVWDFFDFLGPQEARSFSRDLHRVVKAGGIVMAYFTSRETERREPSRRFRITAPDKIEWIPLGAARPLRHVYQNRDIERMFEGFRTHFAVVLQNGSREILLEKKRPLAAASDGAKSTPSA, from the coding sequence ATGTTCAAACGCCGCGATTCCGACCTTCCCGGGCCTCAGACCGGCGCCGCAAGCGGCGCCGGGCCGATTCTCCAGACCTCCCACGCCCTCCCCCGTCTCGCCCGCCGCCTGAGCGCCGCGCCGCACGCCCGCGTCCTGGACCTCGGCAGCGTCGTCGGAGGCAACCTGCAGTTCTTCATCGACCTGGGGTGCAAAGTCACCGCCGACGACCAGCAGCGCCCCGTGGAGACGGCGGCGCTGACCTCCTCCGGAGGACCGGACTGGAAAGGACATCCCCGCCTCGATTACCCATCCGACTCCTTCGAGGCGGTTCTCGTCTGGGACTTCTTCGACTTTCTCGGTCCCCAGGAAGCCAGGAGTTTCTCCCGGGACCTCCATCGCGTCGTGAAGGCGGGAGGGATCGTGATGGCTTATTTCACCTCCCGCGAGACGGAGCGTCGCGAGCCCTCCCGGCGCTTCCGCATCACGGCGCCCGACAAGATCGAGTGGATTCCCCTGGGCGCCGCCCGGCCGCTGCGGCACGTCTATCAGAACCGCGACATCGAGCGGATGTTCGAGGGATTCCGGACCCACTTCGCCGTCGTCCTCCAGAACGGCAGCCGGGAGATCCTTCTGGAGAAGAAGCGCCCGCTCGCCGCCGCGTCCGACGGCGCGAAATCGACTCCTTCCGCGTAG
- a CDS encoding polymer-forming cytoskeletal protein: MWDKKEGKDVAPGSFATGTGYASTGQSLPSSSSSRLVNIGQTIFIKGELTGTEDLTIEGRVEGKIELKDHNLTIGPNGKIKADVYAKSIVITGEVLGNAFASERVEITNSGVLKGDITSPRIVIADGAQFKGSVDMDKGAANRESRPAQRPDQIKPIQPVKDEAPAYKNVMPQPVHGNSAEKAR, encoded by the coding sequence ATGTGGGATAAGAAAGAGGGCAAGGACGTGGCGCCCGGCAGCTTCGCGACGGGAACCGGTTACGCGAGCACGGGGCAGAGCCTTCCGAGCAGCAGCAGCAGCCGGCTCGTGAACATCGGCCAGACGATCTTCATCAAGGGCGAGCTGACCGGCACCGAGGATTTGACGATCGAGGGGCGGGTCGAAGGGAAGATCGAGCTCAAGGATCACAACCTGACCATCGGTCCGAACGGGAAGATCAAGGCCGACGTCTATGCCAAGAGCATCGTCATCACCGGCGAGGTGCTGGGAAACGCGTTCGCTTCCGAGAGAGTCGAGATCACCAACTCCGGAGTGTTGAAGGGCGACATCACCTCGCCGCGCATCGTCATCGCCGACGGCGCCCAGTTCAAGGGAAGCGTCGACATGGACAAGGGAGCCGCCAACCGGGAGAGCCGCCCGGCGCAGCGCCCGGATCAGATCAAGCCGATCCAGCCGGTGAAGGACGAAGCGCCGGCCTACAAGAACGTGATGCCGCAGCCGGTCCACGGCAACTCCGCCGAAAAGGCCCGCTGA
- the ttcA gene encoding tRNA 2-thiocytidine(32) synthetase TtcA has protein sequence MSPEPSLPVDRSRALTRKTGRAIQDYRMIQQGDRVLVAVSGGKDSYVLLDLLETLRRRSPIRFDLVACNVDQGYSGFRSDIIEEHLRSGGYAYHIETTEIAATIRKKMDPEDTHCSLCARLRRGVLYRLADQLECNKIALGHHADDVIETLLMLQFFNGQIKAMPPVLRAENGRHTVIRPLVYVWEQEVIDYARDRGFPVVCCCCPACGDASLQRHQIKSFLKRLEEGHPGIKASLLKATRNVHLPHLMDPRFLAPASPAADGAPAAAESATHAG, from the coding sequence ATGAGTCCCGAGCCGTCGCTTCCCGTCGATCGGAGCCGGGCCCTCACGCGCAAGACGGGCCGGGCGATTCAAGACTACCGCATGATCCAGCAAGGCGACCGCGTCCTGGTCGCCGTCTCCGGAGGAAAGGACTCCTACGTCCTCCTCGATCTCCTCGAGACGCTGCGCCGCCGATCGCCGATCCGGTTCGACCTCGTCGCCTGCAACGTCGATCAGGGATATTCGGGATTCCGCTCCGACATCATCGAGGAGCATCTGCGCTCCGGCGGCTACGCCTATCACATCGAGACCACGGAGATCGCCGCCACGATCCGGAAGAAGATGGACCCGGAGGACACGCATTGCTCTCTCTGCGCCCGGCTGCGCCGCGGCGTTCTCTACCGTCTCGCCGATCAGCTGGAATGCAACAAGATCGCCTTGGGGCACCACGCCGACGACGTGATCGAGACGCTCCTGATGCTCCAGTTCTTCAACGGGCAGATCAAGGCGATGCCTCCCGTGCTGCGCGCCGAAAACGGCAGGCACACGGTCATCCGCCCGCTGGTCTACGTCTGGGAGCAGGAGGTGATCGACTACGCGCGCGACCGAGGATTCCCCGTGGTGTGCTGCTGCTGCCCCGCCTGCGGCGACGCCTCCTTGCAACGGCACCAGATCAAGAGCTTCCTCAAGCGCCTGGAGGAAGGCCACCCCGGAATCAAGGCCTCCCTGCTCAAGGCGACCCGCAACGTCCACCTGCCTCACCTGATGGATCCGCGGTTCCTCGCGCCGGCGTCTCCCGCGGCGGACGGCGCGCCCGCGGCCGCGGAGTCGGCGACGCACGCCGGCTGA
- a CDS encoding HU family DNA-binding protein has protein sequence MNKGDLIHFVARDVKITKVQAAKAIDSLVEHITRTLKRGERTSLVGFGTFSISRRKARTGRNPQTGAPLRIPAKKVVKFTTGKGLRAIIK, from the coding sequence ATGAACAAGGGCGACCTGATCCATTTCGTCGCGCGGGACGTCAAGATCACCAAGGTCCAGGCGGCGAAGGCCATCGATTCGCTGGTCGAGCACATCACCCGGACGTTAAAGCGGGGGGAGCGCACCAGCCTGGTGGGCTTCGGCACGTTCTCGATCTCGCGACGGAAGGCAAGGACCGGCCGCAATCCCCAGACGGGCGCTCCGCTCCGAATCCCCGCGAAGAAGGTCGTTAAGTTCACCACGGGGAAGGGGCTGCGGGCGATCATCAAGTAA
- a CDS encoding sulfatase-like hydrolase/transferase has translation MTGVAEAPHGSRPLLRKALAVLVFLFVLAVLAGVAAQSTRLVRWEAAGGRTGRYNVILVTVDTLRADHLGCYGNPRARTPAMDRLAADGILFERAATSAPITLPAHASILTGTYPAYHGVRNNGSYRLGPRAETLAEILHAHGYSTGAIIAGYPLVTRFGLSQGFDTYDDRLPSERDRQVGFRERGAEEITRLGISWLGGKAGERFFLWLHYFDPHAPYAPPAAYADRFPLSPYDGEIAYVDAELKALLDAVRKLGLSTQTLVVLTSDHGEGLGEHGESTHGVFLYESTLHVPMILSLPGALPRGRTVPTPVRTIDLLPTILSLVDLPQPDEVQGTSLLPLVARRPADFLLKSISETLLPRENYGWSEMAALRIGDWKYVQAPREELYDLRNDPGETRNLAPQREGDAARMREEIHRLMAEAAPEGASIAYRQELDETARERLRSLGYLWAPGPARGAPAPDPKSRVGALQQLDEAIALYARGQFGPAVREFDEVLAADPGNLAALLHRGNARVGSGDFVGAAADFEAVLAQRPRSSEVLLNLGTAQLGQGLLNESARTFRQVLDLDPDSDKAYAGLGQVLSRQGRQDEAVEAFQKALAFNRASREAKQGLAAVLAAGGKTEEAEATYRKALEENPADAVTALALARILYESRRYDDVVALMERTLKAGVDVPDLHFAMGNAHFQKGEVAQAAEEYARVLKARPGDSQALFGSGLVALKMGRTGEAIRLMERSRDADPSNAAARRNLAILYDEGGQDLKAITEYRSVLALQPSAREIAFHLGRVFARSGRPREAAEQFRAYLASGGGPFADEARRELSRLGGS, from the coding sequence ATGACCGGCGTCGCGGAAGCTCCCCACGGATCCCGCCCGTTGCTGCGCAAAGCGCTTGCGGTCCTCGTGTTTCTCTTCGTCCTGGCCGTCCTCGCCGGCGTCGCCGCCCAGAGCACGCGGCTCGTGCGGTGGGAGGCGGCGGGCGGGCGGACCGGCCGCTACAACGTGATCCTCGTCACGGTCGACACGCTGCGGGCCGATCACCTCGGCTGCTACGGCAATCCGCGCGCCCGGACGCCGGCGATGGATCGCCTGGCGGCCGACGGGATCCTGTTCGAGCGGGCCGCGACCTCCGCCCCGATCACGCTCCCGGCGCACGCCTCGATCCTGACCGGCACTTATCCCGCCTATCACGGCGTCCGCAATAACGGCAGCTACCGCCTCGGCCCCCGGGCGGAGACCTTGGCCGAGATTCTCCACGCGCACGGCTACTCGACGGGCGCGATCATCGCCGGCTACCCTCTCGTCACCCGCTTCGGCCTGTCGCAGGGATTCGATACCTACGACGATCGCCTTCCGTCGGAGCGGGACCGGCAGGTCGGCTTCCGCGAGAGGGGAGCGGAGGAGATCACGCGTCTGGGGATCTCCTGGCTGGGGGGCAAGGCCGGCGAGCGCTTCTTTCTCTGGCTGCACTATTTCGATCCTCACGCGCCCTACGCTCCCCCCGCGGCGTACGCCGACCGCTTCCCGCTCTCGCCGTACGACGGGGAGATCGCCTACGTGGACGCCGAGCTGAAAGCGCTGCTCGACGCGGTGCGCAAGCTCGGGCTTTCGACCCAGACGCTCGTGGTCCTGACCTCGGACCACGGCGAGGGGCTCGGAGAGCACGGGGAGTCGACGCATGGCGTCTTCCTCTACGAATCGACCCTGCACGTGCCGATGATCCTGTCGCTCCCCGGGGCGCTCCCGCGGGGGCGCACCGTGCCGACGCCCGTCCGCACGATTGACCTTCTTCCCACGATTCTGAGCCTGGTGGACCTCCCGCAGCCCGACGAAGTCCAGGGGACCAGCCTGCTTCCTCTGGTCGCCCGCCGCCCGGCCGATTTCCTGCTCAAATCGATCTCGGAGACGCTCCTGCCGCGCGAGAACTATGGCTGGAGCGAGATGGCGGCGCTGCGGATCGGAGATTGGAAGTACGTTCAGGCGCCGCGCGAGGAGCTCTACGATCTACGGAACGATCCGGGGGAGACGAGGAACCTGGCGCCGCAGCGGGAGGGCGACGCGGCGCGGATGCGCGAGGAGATCCACCGGCTGATGGCTGAGGCTGCTCCCGAAGGCGCCTCCATCGCCTATCGGCAGGAGCTCGACGAGACCGCCCGCGAGCGGCTCCGCTCGCTGGGCTACCTGTGGGCCCCGGGACCGGCGCGCGGCGCTCCTGCCCCCGATCCCAAGAGCCGGGTCGGCGCGCTGCAGCAGCTCGACGAAGCGATCGCCCTTTATGCGCGCGGGCAGTTCGGCCCGGCCGTCCGGGAGTTCGACGAAGTGCTGGCCGCCGATCCCGGCAACCTCGCCGCTCTGCTCCACCGGGGAAACGCCCGGGTCGGGTCGGGCGATTTCGTCGGCGCCGCGGCCGACTTCGAGGCGGTGCTCGCCCAGCGCCCGCGGAGCAGCGAAGTTCTCCTCAACCTCGGGACGGCGCAGCTGGGCCAGGGGCTGCTCAACGAGTCGGCGAGGACCTTCCGCCAGGTCCTCGATCTCGACCCCGATTCCGACAAGGCCTACGCCGGTCTCGGCCAGGTGCTGTCGCGCCAGGGACGGCAGGACGAGGCGGTGGAGGCCTTCCAAAAAGCGCTGGCCTTCAATCGCGCCTCGCGCGAGGCGAAGCAGGGGCTCGCCGCCGTGCTGGCCGCGGGGGGCAAGACGGAGGAGGCGGAGGCCACCTACCGGAAGGCGCTCGAGGAGAATCCCGCCGACGCCGTCACGGCGCTCGCGCTGGCGAGGATCCTCTACGAATCGCGGCGCTACGACGACGTCGTGGCGCTGATGGAGCGGACCTTGAAGGCCGGGGTCGACGTCCCCGATCTCCACTTCGCCATGGGCAACGCCCACTTTCAAAAGGGAGAGGTCGCCCAGGCCGCCGAAGAATACGCCCGCGTGTTGAAGGCGAGGCCCGGGGACTCGCAGGCGCTTTTCGGGTCGGGGCTGGTGGCTCTGAAGATGGGGCGGACCGGCGAGGCGATCCGGCTGATGGAACGCAGCCGGGACGCCGATCCGTCCAACGCCGCGGCCCGCCGAAATCTCGCGATTCTTTACGACGAGGGGGGCCAGGACCTCAAGGCGATCACCGAATACCGCTCCGTGCTGGCTCTGCAGCCCTCGGCGCGCGAAATTGCCTTCCACCTCGGGCGGGTCTTCGCGCGGTCGGGCCGGCCGCGCGAAGCGGCGGAGCAGTTCCGCGCCTACCTCGCCTCCGGAGGGGGCCCCTTCGCGGACGAGGCGCGGCGCGAGCTCTCCCGGCTCGGAGGATCCTGA